From the genome of Bacteroides sp. MSB163, one region includes:
- a CDS encoding DUF4350 domain-containing protein has translation MKGSRWFIVGIIIFLLLMFAIECRLPKKFVWNPTFSHYDKQPFGCAVFDSLLSASLPTGYSLSRETFYQMEQKDTVSCRGILAIANNRMPSDVDVDALLKMAERGSKIMLVSTWFSNKLEDTLKFRNSYSYFSPIALKKYATSLLMRDSLCWIGDSTVYPRQNFYFYPQLCSSYFLTDSLPAKVLAVKDISVDEFRYEVEVDSAFSDTVIHVPVAMSYQWGKGEVILASTPLLFTNYGVLDGKNATYLFRLLSQMGKLPIVRTEAYMEQTAQVQMSPFRYFLSQRPLRWALYLTMLAILLFMLFTARRRQRAIPVIYRPENKSLEFTELIGTLYFQKKDHADLVRKKYMYFAEELRREIQVDVEDVADDERSFDRIAQKTGMSAEEIGKFIRTVRPVIYGGQTITAEQMKQFIDKMNEIIDHI, from the coding sequence ATGAAAGGAAGTCGTTGGTTCATTGTCGGAATTATCATCTTTCTGCTGTTGATGTTTGCAATAGAATGTCGCTTGCCGAAGAAATTCGTATGGAATCCTACTTTCAGCCATTACGATAAGCAGCCTTTCGGGTGTGCTGTTTTTGACAGCTTGTTGTCCGCTTCGCTGCCGACGGGGTATTCATTGTCCAGGGAAACCTTTTACCAGATGGAACAGAAAGATACCGTGTCTTGTCGGGGAATATTGGCTATTGCCAATAACCGGATGCCATCGGATGTGGATGTAGACGCTTTACTGAAAATGGCGGAACGGGGCAGTAAGATCATGTTGGTAAGTACCTGGTTTAGCAATAAACTGGAAGATACCTTGAAGTTCAGAAACAGTTATTCCTATTTTAGCCCGATAGCTTTGAAGAAGTATGCTACTTCGCTGCTAATGAGGGATAGTCTGTGCTGGATAGGGGATTCTACGGTTTATCCCCGGCAGAATTTCTATTTCTATCCCCAACTGTGTTCATCTTACTTTCTCACAGATTCGCTTCCGGCGAAGGTGTTGGCAGTAAAGGATATTTCAGTAGATGAGTTCAGATATGAAGTTGAGGTGGATTCTGCTTTTTCAGATACTGTTATCCATGTTCCGGTTGCCATGTCGTATCAGTGGGGGAAAGGGGAGGTTATTCTGGCTTCCACACCTTTGCTCTTTACCAATTATGGTGTACTGGACGGAAAGAACGCCACTTATCTGTTCCGCCTGTTATCGCAAATGGGAAAACTTCCCATAGTCCGTACCGAAGCTTATATGGAGCAAACAGCACAAGTGCAGATGTCTCCTTTTCGCTATTTCCTCTCGCAGAGGCCACTTCGTTGGGCTTTGTATCTGACGATGCTTGCAATACTACTCTTCATGTTGTTTACTGCGCGAAGAAGACAACGTGCGATACCGGTTATCTATCGACCTGAAAATAAATCATTGGAATTTACGGAACTGATAGGCACTCTCTATTTTCAGAAGAAAGACCATGCCGACCTAGTTCGTAAAAAGTATATGTATTTTGCAGAAGAGTTGAGAAGAGAAATCCAGGTGGATGTGGAAGACGTGGCGGATGATGAACGCTCTTTCGATAGGATTGCTCAGAAGACCGGTATGAGTGCGGAAGAAATCGGTAAGTTTATCCGAACGGTCAGACCGGTGATTTATGGAGGGCAAACGATAACTGCGGAACAAATGAAGCAGTTTATTGATAAAATGAATGAAATAATCGATCATATATAA
- the purU gene encoding formyltetrahydrofolate deformylase: MMKTAKLLLHCPDKPGILAEVTDFITVNKGNIIYLDQYVDHVENIFFMRIEWELKNFLIPQEKIEDYFATLYAQKYEMFFRLYFSDAKPRMAIFVSKMSHCLFDLLARYTAGEWNVEIPLIISNHPDLQHVAERFGIPFYLFPITKETKEEQEKKEMELLAKHKVNFIVLARYMQVISERMIDAYPNRIINIHHSFLPAFVGARPYHAAFERGVKIIGATSHYVTTELDAGPIIEQDVVRITHKDTVEDLVNKGKDLEKIVLSRAVQKHIERKVLAYKNKTVIFS; the protein is encoded by the coding sequence ATGATGAAAACGGCTAAACTGTTACTTCACTGTCCCGATAAACCGGGAATTCTGGCAGAAGTGACAGACTTTATAACGGTAAACAAGGGAAATATTATCTATCTGGACCAATATGTCGATCATGTGGAGAATATCTTTTTCATGCGTATCGAGTGGGAATTGAAGAACTTCCTGATACCGCAAGAGAAAATTGAAGATTATTTTGCTACGCTGTACGCACAGAAATATGAAATGTTTTTCCGTCTCTATTTCTCGGATGCGAAACCACGCATGGCGATATTTGTGTCTAAGATGTCGCATTGCCTGTTCGATTTGCTGGCACGCTATACGGCAGGAGAGTGGAACGTCGAGATTCCTCTTATTATAAGCAACCATCCCGACCTGCAACATGTAGCCGAACGCTTCGGAATACCTTTCTATCTGTTCCCTATTACAAAGGAGACAAAAGAAGAACAGGAGAAAAAAGAAATGGAATTGCTGGCAAAACATAAGGTGAACTTTATTGTACTGGCGCGTTATATGCAGGTGATTTCAGAGCGGATGATTGATGCCTATCCCAATCGGATTATCAATATTCATCACTCTTTCCTTCCTGCATTTGTGGGAGCAAGACCTTATCATGCAGCATTTGAGCGTGGTGTGAAGATCATAGGTGCTACCAGTCATTATGTGACAACAGAATTGGATGCAGGGCCGATCATTGAGCAGGATGTGGTTCGTATCACTCATAAAGATACTGTAGAAGACCTTGTAAATAAGGGGAAAGACCTGGAAAAGATTGTTCTCTCACGTGCCGTGCAGAAGCATATTGAGCGCAAGGTATTGGCATATAAGAATAAAACAGTGATATTTAGTTAA
- a CDS encoding zinc ribbon domain-containing protein, which produces MNQTVDKQYCQSCGMPLRFDVEEYLGTNADHSCSGEYCYYCLKDGNYTVDISLNEMVDIWVKYTDKYNWYSGTDYTPQELRTLLNKRLPTLKRWQQKEMTQHIHYEAVNGVRTFIDQNLFHELDPEQLAEMVHLSFFHFRKVFRNVTGENIGTYIQRLRLEYIAHLLIATGQSIEEIGMQTNYQTKFSLAKAFKKHFGISMSAYREKYKSVNAKQEPDNMPEAKIKRINTLKAVCIEVGDTFRDKSSETSVDV; this is translated from the coding sequence ATGAATCAAACAGTGGACAAACAGTACTGCCAAAGTTGTGGGATGCCCCTCCGTTTCGATGTGGAAGAGTATTTAGGTACCAATGCTGATCACTCCTGCAGTGGCGAGTATTGTTACTATTGTCTGAAAGATGGGAACTATACGGTGGATATCTCCTTGAATGAAATGGTGGATATCTGGGTGAAATACACAGATAAGTACAATTGGTATTCAGGAACCGACTATACTCCACAAGAATTAAGAACCTTGTTGAACAAGCGTCTTCCCACCCTGAAACGCTGGCAACAGAAAGAGATGACGCAACATATTCATTATGAAGCTGTCAATGGGGTTCGGACTTTTATTGATCAAAATCTCTTTCATGAGCTTGATCCCGAACAGTTGGCTGAAATGGTTCACCTTTCATTCTTCCATTTCCGAAAGGTTTTCAGGAATGTTACCGGTGAGAATATCGGTACATATATCCAACGTTTACGGCTGGAATATATTGCCCATCTGCTTATCGCTACCGGACAGAGTATTGAAGAGATAGGTATGCAGACTAATTATCAGACAAAGTTTAGTCTGGCAAAGGCTTTTAAGAAGCATTTCGGCATTTCAATGTCAGCTTATCGCGAAAAGTATAAATCTGTCAATGCGAAACAAGAACCGGATAATATGCCCGAGGCTAAAATTAAACGTATCAATACTTTGAAAGCCGTTTGCATAGAAGTAGGTGATACTTTTCGTGATAAATCATCAGAAACGTCCGTTGACGTTTGA
- a CDS encoding C10 family peptidase — protein sequence MLKQFFKMLLLLVCASAPCNIHAKVLTPEEAAKIATDFFSAGNVSRLSNIDALQLVRTSKKSDGTPVYYVFNAKNGRGFIIISADDKAIPVIGYSYESSFATDNVSDVTTTVLNNAVKSVKSNSVEIRKRVNTRTFSTKLLKTPEWSQEAPFNARIPNHRLVGCVGTAMATVMKYHNHPSKGNGSLDGMDFNVQYAWNNMRTDNYRFGYSADEAEAVSTLMAHCAVSIKTDFGMSGSSAFEVRIPAALISYFGYDPGVSYKKRSETDRATWEAIIVNEINENRPVIYSGQDVSIGHAFVCDGYEIKGPDTYFHINWGWGGAANGYFSSDALNPTVSMSHSFNDQATIIYNIKPTESSASWSPVHITSDERQIGMTSDMTDIDAGTKFTVRAGAFKNVSYENFSGKIAVALFSSDGKFKQLLNSGKGLTLQSMQIMTPSFSDFECSVPAGTDIAADDIIRMATMSGNGSTEWLPVTGDLITINEIKAKNNIIPYFSIDIPNSVDGALISDADNKVIKGRDYSFKVAATSPDKVVTVKANGFILTPASENIYKISNVTSDQQIRIIVQAAEDVVNKRNLWVTAGELGNLISETDAGTIKELTLYGTIDVRDFTFIRERMKLTTLDISNVNIAANGSNPANAIPTKAFSGCGSLQHIVLPKNLSTLKNGCFNATGLRKIEIPASVSNYEYNIFLNCSHLSEVIVRRQSPAWVNWCVFAGTPKSKLVVPVGAATAYRSKENWQDFKNIVEENPISPSSYMVALQETKGVKITPDSDNLEVAAGSAFSFTIETDNRFGDAKMEVYANATKLSAEANGHYTATINANTLIYANFIYPTPTIGESSWKLTDSRGGVGLATDVINVIAGKSFAIRANALAIPKDDAAMFYAAVLTDANGAIKEFISPVFNNSWTNYGDLPCTFNCLVKEASVREGNLVRIATSYNKKNWHLVKGDNVKDSINAIGNEVIYHKVTMPSTVQGATIQGAIDQIVHGMDFSCKIMPVSVADAITVSVNGKIVADRVGVAQIKIESVREDLDIAIQVVSAGDETYTALNIHAGELASKVSASAFPSRLKLIGEMNAEDFKVLQDNAAKLVALDLADVTIKSYPNPNSLPTMAFASSTSGLAALTTILLPKNLESIEANAFYRCIKVQEITIPENVSYIGSNAFAMCVNLKRIVVLSKNPVALKSNPFPTNTSGITLEVPQGTEADYAASAYWQNLNSQASKVYYNIQIDQNRAFQYSQNEPLTQIEGPGNSTKTVMLGLPNFQPTSYKKNPVHRPGVAFKLYDNKTDVTSMLDPLSSSDSFHPGGYYLVKFYGNVTDPQLLNYPQDHIIDVVFYYNIKITDTSGKAKISFVDLDESNVWRDAEMNKFIEGSSLRPTLFKEGGSYKFTVVSESPNMTPVVKKGSEIVYPDENGIYIVTDLQSDVEMDVTMTLAENENAALEAEEILHIGEEEAAQITELNLSGEMTDETFSYIRDNFTSLENLNLSGTENNDIPSGAFAGMGNLAHIVIPENVTSIGKNAFEGCSQLQSLSLNSVNVIGDGAFKGCTSLTSITLYGNSQTSKTRALTAGINDNSFEGINPNCIIYLAKGLESQISSKSNIVLNGDNKCEALTDIILTDSYAFNIPASFNLGQKNISLSVKLNYLSQDGSKDWKGIVLPFTPTQMVDGKENKYTIGDSGNHTVSVLSFNENGEKLENQASIEANKPYMIHLNGKPDETVDFTFSTSNVSGIRTADASLMFDVPITPEAETILKTGKHFCLYGNYTPIHADTDMYIPDADGYSFNRITDEDIKLTIAPFSVYAKANSPEAGNSFEIGNADTTTGLGKNFYKGHELRLYKDGTNLVIISNEKRDIKIFTVSGLYVTSLTLNPGSNTISLNPGVYIVDGIKVML from the coding sequence ATGTTGAAACAGTTTTTTAAAATGCTGCTTCTTCTTGTCTGTGCAAGTGCTCCTTGCAATATCCATGCCAAGGTTCTTACTCCGGAGGAGGCCGCTAAAATTGCAACTGATTTTTTCAGTGCCGGTAATGTGTCCAGACTAAGTAATATTGATGCATTACAATTAGTGCGTACATCTAAAAAGAGTGACGGTACACCCGTTTATTACGTTTTTAATGCCAAAAACGGCCGCGGTTTTATTATCATATCGGCCGACGACAAGGCAATACCGGTTATAGGATACTCTTACGAGTCTTCATTTGCAACAGACAATGTATCCGATGTTACAACTACTGTGCTTAACAATGCAGTAAAATCTGTAAAAAGCAACTCTGTTGAAATTCGCAAACGCGTAAACACAAGGACTTTTTCAACAAAACTCCTAAAAACACCTGAATGGAGTCAGGAAGCCCCTTTCAATGCCAGGATACCCAATCATCGCCTTGTAGGATGTGTTGGAACGGCCATGGCAACTGTCATGAAATATCACAATCATCCTTCGAAAGGTAACGGTTCGCTTGACGGCATGGATTTCAATGTACAATATGCCTGGAACAATATGCGAACAGACAACTACCGTTTCGGATATTCTGCGGATGAAGCCGAAGCAGTATCCACACTGATGGCTCATTGTGCAGTATCTATCAAAACCGATTTTGGGATGTCGGGTTCAAGTGCTTTCGAAGTACGTATCCCGGCTGCTCTTATATCATATTTCGGTTATGATCCCGGCGTGTCGTACAAGAAGCGTTCCGAAACCGACCGCGCTACATGGGAGGCCATAATCGTTAATGAAATCAATGAAAATCGTCCCGTCATTTACAGTGGTCAAGATGTATCCATCGGCCATGCTTTCGTATGCGATGGATATGAAATAAAAGGTCCCGACACTTATTTCCACATCAACTGGGGATGGGGCGGAGCCGCCAACGGCTATTTCTCTTCTGACGCGCTTAACCCGACAGTCAGCATGTCACACAGCTTTAATGACCAAGCCACCATTATTTATAACATAAAGCCGACGGAATCATCCGCAAGCTGGTCACCTGTGCACATCACATCCGACGAACGGCAAATAGGTATGACTTCCGACATGACGGACATTGACGCCGGCACGAAATTCACGGTGAGAGCCGGCGCTTTTAAGAATGTTTCTTATGAAAACTTCTCCGGGAAGATTGCCGTGGCTCTTTTCTCTTCTGACGGAAAGTTTAAACAACTCCTGAATAGCGGTAAAGGACTGACATTGCAGTCTATGCAAATAATGACACCAAGCTTCTCGGACTTTGAATGTTCGGTACCCGCCGGAACAGATATTGCTGCTGATGATATCATCCGTATGGCTACCATGTCCGGCAACGGTTCAACTGAATGGCTTCCCGTTACCGGAGACCTCATTACGATAAATGAGATAAAAGCGAAAAACAATATCATTCCCTATTTCTCGATAGATATTCCAAACAGTGTAGACGGCGCTCTTATATCTGACGCCGACAACAAAGTCATCAAAGGACGCGACTATTCGTTCAAGGTAGCCGCCACCTCTCCCGACAAGGTTGTTACCGTAAAAGCAAATGGTTTTATCCTCACACCGGCTTCCGAGAATATCTACAAAATCTCAAATGTAACTTCCGACCAACAGATACGCATTATCGTGCAAGCTGCAGAGGATGTAGTAAACAAGCGTAATTTATGGGTTACCGCCGGTGAGCTCGGAAATCTCATCAGCGAAACCGATGCAGGAACCATTAAAGAACTGACCCTCTACGGAACTATTGATGTGCGTGACTTCACGTTCATACGTGAACGCATGAAACTAACCACACTCGATATTTCCAATGTCAATATTGCGGCCAACGGCTCCAATCCTGCCAACGCCATTCCTACCAAAGCGTTCAGTGGTTGCGGCTCATTGCAGCACATAGTATTGCCGAAAAATCTTTCTACTCTGAAAAACGGTTGTTTCAATGCCACCGGTCTGAGAAAAATAGAAATCCCAGCTTCAGTAAGCAACTATGAGTATAATATATTCTTAAATTGCAGCCATTTGAGCGAAGTCATCGTACGCCGTCAATCACCGGCATGGGTTAACTGGTGCGTATTTGCAGGAACTCCCAAGTCAAAACTTGTAGTGCCTGTAGGTGCAGCAACCGCCTACCGTTCAAAAGAGAATTGGCAGGATTTTAAAAACATTGTAGAAGAGAATCCTATTTCACCCTCTTCATATATGGTAGCACTTCAGGAAACGAAAGGAGTAAAAATAACCCCCGACTCCGATAATCTGGAAGTTGCTGCCGGCTCAGCGTTCTCATTTACGATAGAAACCGACAATCGTTTTGGAGATGCCAAAATGGAAGTTTATGCCAATGCCACTAAATTGAGCGCAGAAGCTAACGGACATTATACTGCTACCATCAATGCCAATACGTTGATTTATGCCAATTTTATTTATCCGACACCTACTATCGGGGAATCTTCCTGGAAACTCACAGATTCCAGAGGAGGCGTAGGACTCGCCACTGACGTTATCAATGTAATAGCCGGTAAATCTTTCGCCATACGCGCCAACGCACTGGCAATACCTAAAGATGATGCCGCAATGTTTTATGCCGCCGTTCTTACAGATGCCAACGGAGCCATCAAAGAGTTTATATCTCCTGTATTCAATAATTCATGGACTAATTACGGTGACCTTCCATGCACTTTCAACTGCCTGGTAAAAGAAGCTTCAGTACGTGAAGGCAATCTCGTGCGTATAGCCACTTCATACAACAAGAAAAACTGGCACTTGGTCAAAGGAGATAACGTAAAAGACTCCATTAATGCCATAGGCAATGAAGTGATATATCATAAGGTAACCATGCCATCTACAGTTCAGGGAGCTACTATCCAAGGAGCCATTGACCAGATAGTTCACGGTATGGACTTCTCATGTAAGATCATGCCTGTTTCCGTAGCCGATGCCATAACGGTATCTGTCAATGGCAAAATCGTAGCAGACCGTGTTGGAGTAGCTCAAATAAAGATAGAAAGCGTACGCGAGGATCTTGACATTGCCATACAGGTGGTGTCAGCCGGTGACGAAACCTATACGGCACTCAACATTCATGCAGGCGAACTGGCATCTAAAGTTTCTGCTTCCGCCTTCCCCTCACGCCTTAAACTGATAGGAGAAATGAACGCCGAAGATTTTAAGGTATTACAAGACAACGCTGCCAAACTGGTGGCACTCGACCTGGCTGACGTTACAATAAAGAGCTACCCCAACCCGAATTCATTGCCTACCATGGCATTTGCGTCTTCAACCAGTGGATTGGCCGCATTAACTACTATACTTCTACCCAAGAATCTGGAAAGTATAGAAGCAAATGCATTCTATCGTTGTATCAAAGTACAAGAAATCACCATTCCCGAGAACGTCTCTTATATCGGAAGTAATGCTTTTGCCATGTGTGTGAACTTGAAAAGAATAGTTGTCCTGTCAAAGAACCCTGTAGCCTTGAAGAGCAATCCATTCCCCACAAATACTTCCGGTATAACGCTTGAAGTTCCGCAAGGTACGGAAGCCGACTACGCAGCCAGTGCATATTGGCAAAACCTCAACAGTCAGGCGTCAAAGGTGTACTATAACATCCAGATTGACCAGAATAGAGCTTTCCAATATAGTCAGAACGAACCATTAACCCAAATTGAGGGACCGGGAAACAGCACTAAAACTGTGATGCTTGGCCTACCCAATTTCCAACCGACTTCCTATAAGAAGAATCCGGTTCATCGGCCGGGAGTGGCATTTAAACTTTACGATAACAAAACAGATGTGACGAGTATGCTCGACCCGCTCAGCTCCTCTGATAGTTTCCATCCCGGAGGTTATTATTTAGTGAAATTCTACGGAAACGTAACAGACCCGCAACTTCTGAATTACCCACAGGACCACATCATTGATGTTGTGTTCTATTACAACATCAAAATCACCGACACTTCCGGCAAGGCCAAAATCAGTTTTGTGGATCTGGACGAAAGCAACGTATGGAGAGATGCAGAAATGAATAAATTCATTGAAGGTTCCTCCTTGCGTCCTACACTCTTCAAAGAGGGAGGCAGCTATAAGTTCACCGTTGTTTCAGAAAGCCCCAATATGACCCCTGTGGTTAAAAAGGGCAGCGAGATTGTATATCCGGACGAAAACGGAATATATATAGTAACCGACTTGCAGTCTGATGTGGAGATGGATGTCACAATGACTCTTGCTGAAAACGAGAATGCAGCGCTTGAAGCGGAAGAGATACTCCATATCGGTGAGGAAGAAGCCGCTCAGATTACAGAACTCAACTTGTCCGGAGAGATGACTGATGAAACATTCAGTTATATACGTGATAACTTCACATCCCTGGAAAATCTCAATCTGTCAGGTACGGAAAACAATGATATTCCCTCCGGAGCATTTGCCGGAATGGGAAACCTGGCCCACATAGTAATTCCAGAAAACGTAACTTCAATAGGCAAGAACGCTTTTGAGGGCTGTTCCCAACTTCAGTCACTTTCTCTCAACTCTGTTAACGTAATCGGCGACGGAGCCTTTAAGGGATGTACTTCACTGACAAGTATCACGCTCTACGGAAATTCACAGACTAGCAAGACTCGTGCTTTGACAGCCGGAATAAACGACAACTCATTCGAGGGTATTAATCCCAACTGTATCATTTACCTTGCCAAAGGCTTGGAAAGCCAGATATCTTCAAAATCGAACATTGTGCTCAATGGTGACAACAAATGTGAAGCTTTAACAGATATCATTCTTACCGACAGCTATGCTTTCAATATTCCGGCAAGTTTTAATCTTGGACAGAAGAACATCTCACTGTCTGTCAAATTGAACTATCTGTCGCAAGATGGTTCTAAAGACTGGAAAGGCATTGTGTTACCTTTCACGCCCACACAAATGGTTGACGGAAAAGAGAACAAGTATACCATCGGAGATTCAGGCAATCATACTGTCAGCGTACTGTCTTTCAATGAAAACGGCGAGAAACTTGAAAACCAGGCATCAATAGAGGCAAACAAACCTTATATGATACATCTTAACGGTAAACCGGACGAGACTGTTGATTTTACGTTCTCTACAAGCAACGTCTCAGGCATACGCACCGCAGACGCATCCCTCATGTTCGACGTGCCTATAACTCCGGAAGCCGAAACCATCCTGAAAACCGGTAAACATTTCTGTCTGTATGGCAATTACACCCCTATCCATGCTGATACAGACATGTATATCCCCGATGCCGACGGGTATAGTTTCAACCGCATTACCGATGAAGACATAAAACTTACCATTGCGCCTTTCTCTGTCTATGCAAAAGCCAACAGTCCGGAAGCCGGAAATTCGTTTGAAATAGGTAATGCAGATACTACGACAGGTCTTGGTAAGAACTTCTACAAGGGTCATGAACTGCGACTTTACAAGGACGGAACCAACCTTGTAATCATATCGAATGAAAAACGTGACATCAAGATATTCACGGTTTCAGGGCTGTATGTAACATCACTGACCCTTAATCCGGGCTCAAACACGATATCCCTCAATCCGGGCGTTTATATTGTAGATGGTATTAAAGTAATGCTTTAA
- a CDS encoding DUF58 domain-containing protein produces the protein MILTRRFYMVFILIILLMGSGYAFAPLFTIGQGLLFVLLLSVLADGYMLYRIRGIRAFRQCSARFSNGDENAVNLRVESSYPYPVFAEVIDEVPFIFQQRNISFLVQLQANEGKQICYHLRPTSRGIYGFGQIRVFVTGRIGLLSRRYTCGEEQDIKVYPSYLMLHRYELLAMSDNLTELGIKRIRRVGHHTEFEQIKEYVKGDDYRTINWKASARRHELMVNVYQDERSQQIYSVIDKGRVMQQAFRGMTLLDYAINASLVLSYVAMRKEDKAGVVTFNEHFDSFVPASKAPGQMQTLLENLYSQQTTFGETDFSSLCVHFNKHVSKRSFLVLYTNFSSMGSMNRQLAYLQQLNRQHRLLVVFFEDADMKTYIAAPAKDTEGYYRHVIAEKFAFEKRLIVSTLKQNGIYSLLTTPENLSIDVINKYLEMKSRQL, from the coding sequence ATGATTCTGACCCGTCGGTTTTATATGGTTTTCATCCTGATTATCCTGTTGATGGGTAGTGGGTATGCTTTTGCTCCGTTGTTTACCATCGGGCAGGGGCTGCTTTTTGTCCTCTTGCTGTCGGTGCTGGCAGACGGATATATGCTTTACCGGATTCGTGGGATTCGGGCATTCCGTCAATGTTCCGCTCGTTTTTCCAATGGGGACGAAAATGCGGTGAATCTTCGGGTGGAAAGCAGCTATCCGTATCCTGTCTTTGCGGAGGTTATCGATGAAGTACCTTTCATTTTTCAGCAGAGAAATATTAGTTTCCTGGTACAGCTTCAAGCGAATGAAGGAAAACAAATCTGCTATCATTTACGTCCGACAAGCCGGGGAATTTATGGTTTCGGACAGATTCGCGTATTCGTAACCGGTCGGATAGGTTTGCTCTCCCGGCGTTATACATGCGGTGAGGAGCAGGATATTAAAGTGTATCCCTCTTATCTGATGCTGCATCGCTATGAATTGCTGGCAATGAGTGATAATCTGACGGAGCTGGGAATCAAGCGCATTCGTCGTGTAGGGCATCATACAGAGTTCGAACAGATAAAAGAGTACGTCAAGGGGGATGACTACCGTACAATCAACTGGAAAGCCAGTGCCCGCCGGCATGAACTTATGGTGAATGTATATCAGGATGAACGTTCACAACAGATTTACAGTGTGATAGACAAGGGAAGGGTTATGCAGCAGGCATTTCGTGGAATGACCTTACTGGATTATGCAATCAATGCTTCCTTAGTTCTTTCGTACGTTGCCATGCGGAAAGAGGACAAGGCAGGGGTTGTGACTTTCAATGAACATTTCGATTCGTTTGTTCCGGCCTCAAAGGCTCCCGGTCAGATGCAAACTCTGCTTGAGAATCTCTATAGCCAGCAGACTACCTTTGGTGAGACGGACTTTTCCTCTCTCTGCGTGCATTTCAATAAACATGTCAGCAAACGCAGTTTCCTGGTTTTATATACCAACTTCTCCAGTATGGGAAGTATGAATCGCCAATTGGCTTATTTGCAGCAACTGAATCGTCAGCATCGCTTGCTTGTTGTTTTCTTTGAAGATGCTGATATGAAAACGTATATTGCCGCTCCTGCGAAGGATACGGAGGGATATTACCGCCATGTCATTGCGGAGAAGTTTGCTTTTGAGAAGCGTCTGATTGTATCTACACTGAAACAGAATGGTATCTATTCTTTATTGACTACACCTGAAAATCTCTCGATTGATGTGATAAACAAGTATCTGGAGATGAAATCAAGACAATTATGA
- a CDS encoding AAA family ATPase — MEENTEKRVDLTLFSEKIQELKDRIASVIVGQEQMVDLVLTAVLANGHVLIEGVPGVAKTLLARLVARLVDADFSRIQFTPDLMPSDVLGTTVFNMKTNDFDFHRGPIFADIVLVDEINRAPAKTQAALFEVMEERQVSIDGATYPMGELYTILATQNPVEQEGTYKLPEAQLDRFLMKLTMDYPSLDEEVDILERHHTNAAFVKLEDVTPAITKEELLSLRKLMKQVFIDRTLLQYIALIVQQTRTSKAVYLGASPRASVAMLQTSKAYALLQGRDFVTPEDIKFVAPYVLQHRLILTAEAEMEGYSPVKVTQRLIDKVEVPK; from the coding sequence ATGGAAGAGAATACAGAAAAACGGGTGGATCTAACTCTCTTTTCCGAGAAGATACAAGAGTTGAAAGACCGGATTGCTTCCGTTATTGTAGGGCAGGAACAGATGGTGGACTTGGTGCTGACCGCTGTGTTGGCAAATGGGCATGTGTTGATAGAAGGAGTGCCGGGAGTGGCGAAAACATTGTTGGCACGCCTGGTTGCCCGTCTGGTCGACGCAGATTTCAGCCGCATCCAGTTTACTCCGGATTTGATGCCGAGTGATGTGCTGGGTACAACGGTATTCAACATGAAAACCAATGATTTTGATTTCCATCGAGGTCCGATCTTTGCCGATATTGTACTGGTAGATGAAATAAATCGTGCTCCTGCCAAAACACAGGCTGCCTTGTTCGAGGTTATGGAAGAGCGTCAGGTCAGCATTGACGGAGCGACCTATCCGATGGGAGAACTTTATACGATTCTGGCTACACAGAATCCGGTGGAGCAGGAGGGGACTTATAAATTGCCCGAAGCGCAACTTGATCGTTTTCTGATGAAGCTGACGATGGATTATCCCTCATTGGATGAAGAAGTGGATATTCTGGAGCGTCACCATACGAATGCTGCGTTTGTGAAGCTGGAGGATGTCACTCCGGCTATTACTAAAGAGGAGCTTTTATCGCTTCGTAAGCTGATGAAGCAGGTGTTTATAGACCGTACATTGCTTCAGTACATCGCCTTGATTGTACAGCAGACGCGTACAAGTAAAGCTGTATATCTGGGGGCTTCTCCGCGTGCATCCGTGGCCATGTTGCAGACTTCGAAGGCTTATGCACTTTTGCAGGGACGTGATTTTGTGACACCGGAGGATATCAAGTTTGTGGCTCCATACGTACTTCAGCATCGTCTTATCCTGACGGCGGAAGCTGAAATGGAGGGCTATTCACCAGTGAAAGTAACGCAACGCCTGATTGATAAGGTAGAAGTTCCGAAATGA